The proteins below are encoded in one region of Flammeovirga kamogawensis:
- a CDS encoding chondroitinase-B domain-containing protein, which produces MINKSTLRKCLIFLCIGMLLPFLNAYSETFRVSSDEEFNALVLQAGDVVIWANGTYSDQNIRFAGSVGTASNPILVKAETPGGVVFTGTSKVNFFGSYLILDGFYWKGGEGVSDHIEFRRNGSNSDFGKNCTIRNCAFDDLYTEAPNKSRWIVLHGENNVVENCSFINKRSAGACILVELSYAAGLTPGHIIRNNYFYNITPKDSFSTNSGDCEAIRIGVSSYQSVNANVLVEGNYFHEADGENEIITNKSANNTFLHNTFRKCRGSLVLRHGAGAHIEGNFFLGEGKASSGGIRVSDRDHVIINNYMQGLSNEGDKWNNGITLVGGGESSGGAGNGYQNVDNITIAHNTIYASDDPIFFNDRSSYDPVGVIAYNLIYSENGAIISGDIEGTGNGMQYEGNIFGGSTIGLSDNGITNANVDFSADGTIFKPVSNSSIVDAAGSVYRDLVTIDIDGRNRPSNGLDVGAHEVNGGSGSKRYLPITNNQVGSGIGACFLDASGTLLASCGAVNDYLTVTNIPSFSSEGETVSAAITSNVDWTIEEDLGWVTITPISGSGNSSIAITANENTSTEERTGNIVISGTGVDNQTIVLRQNGFVAPVSVTSISVSPAEALLVLGGSLQLNTSILPTDASNKTLNFSSSNSQVVTVDATGEVTAVAEGIAVITVTSDDGGFTDTAEIEVVIPSSNDNLALNKTISSTGTADGANVASNLVDGDVGTRWSVAGFPQSATIDLGSEFSIDRTELICYSDRDYQFTIEVANQEGGPYVQVVDKTENTLPGSVNAPIIAAFQSVSARYVRITVTGAATYSGSWISINELRVFGEEQNVEEIPVTGVTLTPQNSSLIIGDELQLQAEVLPLDADDKSISFTSSNSSVATVSSSGNVTAVGTGTTTISVTTVDGNFSANTEIEVSAPPTNNNSNLALNKSISSTGTADGANVVSNLVDGDVLSRWSVADFPQSATIDLGGDFAIESTALICYNDRDYQFTIEVATEENGPYVEVADQTNNTLGGSVDTPIISTFSSTTARFVRITVTGAATYTGTWVSLAELRVFGEDQEIEIPSIPVTGVSLTSEISSLEIGSELQLTTEVLPLDADDKSITYTTSNSSVATVSSSGNVTAVGAGTATISVTTVDGNYTDTIDIEVTSPVSEEVFNVALNKAIVGTGTADGENTPLNLVDGDDISRWSVSGFPQSATIDLGSEFAIESTALTCYKDRDYQFTIEVANQENGPYVEVVDQTENTLGGSVDAPIENYFDPVIARFVRITVTGAATYTGTWASLSELQVFGTESSSSARVASLSQELEEVALIQNVYPNPSIDKVNIDFASKVAYKIYNMTGQIVTSGNATNLKVNLVKGAYVLVAIDENGNRDQTKLICR; this is translated from the coding sequence TTTAGAGTAAGCTCAGATGAAGAATTTAATGCTCTTGTTTTACAAGCAGGAGATGTTGTAATCTGGGCTAACGGAACCTACTCCGATCAAAACATCCGATTTGCAGGATCGGTGGGTACGGCAAGTAACCCAATTCTTGTTAAAGCAGAGACTCCTGGCGGGGTTGTTTTTACGGGTACTTCTAAAGTAAATTTCTTTGGTAGTTATCTTATTTTAGATGGTTTTTATTGGAAAGGCGGTGAAGGGGTCAGTGATCACATTGAGTTTAGACGTAATGGCTCAAATTCTGACTTTGGAAAAAACTGTACCATTAGAAATTGTGCTTTTGATGATCTCTATACAGAAGCACCTAATAAAAGTAGATGGATTGTACTTCATGGTGAAAACAATGTTGTAGAAAACTGTTCTTTTATCAATAAAAGAAGTGCAGGAGCATGTATTTTAGTAGAGTTATCGTATGCAGCAGGGTTAACTCCCGGTCATATCATCCGTAATAACTATTTCTACAACATAACTCCTAAAGATAGTTTTTCGACAAATTCAGGTGATTGTGAAGCAATAAGAATTGGTGTAAGTTCTTATCAATCTGTAAATGCAAATGTTCTTGTTGAAGGAAATTATTTTCATGAAGCAGATGGAGAAAACGAGATCATTACTAACAAAAGTGCTAATAACACATTTTTGCACAATACATTTAGAAAATGTAGAGGCTCTTTAGTTCTCCGACATGGTGCAGGTGCTCATATCGAAGGTAACTTTTTCTTAGGAGAAGGAAAAGCGTCATCTGGTGGTATTAGAGTTAGTGATAGAGACCATGTTATTATTAATAACTATATGCAAGGTCTTAGTAATGAAGGTGATAAATGGAATAATGGAATAACTCTTGTAGGTGGAGGAGAGTCTTCTGGAGGTGCTGGAAATGGCTATCAGAATGTGGATAACATTACCATTGCTCACAATACAATCTATGCATCAGATGATCCTATCTTTTTTAACGATAGAAGTTCTTATGACCCTGTAGGAGTTATAGCTTATAATCTGATTTACAGTGAAAACGGAGCTATAATTTCGGGTGATATTGAAGGTACAGGTAATGGAATGCAATACGAAGGTAACATTTTTGGAGGTTCTACTATTGGGTTATCTGATAATGGAATTACCAATGCAAATGTTGATTTTTCTGCAGATGGAACAATCTTTAAACCTGTTTCAAATAGTAGTATTGTTGATGCAGCAGGAAGTGTTTATAGAGATCTTGTTACCATTGATATTGATGGTAGAAATCGTCCAAGTAATGGGCTTGATGTTGGTGCTCACGAAGTCAATGGTGGTAGCGGTAGTAAACGTTATCTACCAATAACTAATAACCAAGTTGGTAGTGGAATAGGAGCTTGTTTTTTAGATGCTTCAGGTACATTATTAGCATCTTGTGGTGCTGTAAATGATTATTTGACAGTAACGAATATCCCATCATTTTCTTCGGAAGGAGAAACGGTTTCAGCTGCAATAACATCAAATGTAGATTGGACTATTGAGGAAGACTTAGGTTGGGTAACTATTACGCCAATTTCAGGATCAGGAAATAGTTCTATTGCAATTACTGCCAACGAGAATACATCAACAGAAGAAAGAACAGGTAATATTGTTATTAGCGGTACAGGTGTTGATAACCAGACAATTGTTCTTAGACAAAATGGCTTTGTTGCACCAGTGAGTGTTACTAGTATAAGTGTTTCACCAGCAGAAGCATTATTGGTTTTGGGTGGTAGTTTACAATTGAATACAAGTATTTTACCTACTGATGCTAGTAATAAAACACTTAACTTTAGTAGTAGTAATTCCCAAGTGGTTACAGTAGATGCAACAGGAGAAGTTACAGCTGTTGCAGAAGGTATAGCAGTTATTACTGTTACTTCAGACGATGGTGGTTTTACTGATACTGCCGAAATTGAAGTAGTAATTCCTTCTTCAAATGATAATTTAGCATTGAATAAAACAATCAGTAGTACAGGTACAGCAGACGGAGCAAATGTAGCATCCAATTTAGTAGACGGAGATGTTGGAACAAGGTGGTCTGTTGCTGGCTTTCCTCAGTCTGCTACTATTGATTTAGGTAGTGAATTTTCTATTGACAGAACAGAACTTATTTGCTATAGTGATAGAGATTATCAATTTACAATTGAAGTAGCAAATCAAGAAGGTGGCCCTTATGTTCAAGTTGTAGATAAAACAGAGAATACTCTACCTGGGTCAGTAAATGCTCCAATAATAGCAGCTTTTCAAAGTGTATCTGCAAGGTATGTAAGGATAACTGTTACTGGGGCAGCTACTTATAGTGGTTCTTGGATAAGCATAAATGAGTTAAGAGTATTTGGTGAAGAACAAAATGTTGAAGAAATTCCAGTTACAGGAGTGACGTTAACACCTCAAAATTCATCATTGATTATAGGTGATGAATTACAGTTACAAGCAGAAGTTTTACCACTTGATGCTGATGACAAATCAATTTCTTTCACTTCAAGTAATTCATCTGTTGCTACAGTGAGTTCATCAGGTAATGTTACAGCTGTTGGTACGGGAACGACAACAATTTCTGTAACTACCGTAGATGGAAATTTTTCAGCAAATACAGAAATTGAAGTGTCTGCACCACCTACTAATAACAACTCTAACCTAGCTTTAAATAAATCAATTAGTAGCACAGGTACAGCAGATGGAGCTAATGTAGTTTCAAATTTAGTGGATGGAGATGTTCTATCAAGATGGTCAGTAGCTGATTTTCCTCAATCTGCAACAATTGATTTAGGAGGTGATTTTGCGATCGAAAGTACTGCACTTATTTGCTATAACGATAGAGATTATCAATTTACGATTGAAGTAGCAACGGAAGAAAATGGTCCTTATGTTGAGGTAGCGGATCAGACAAACAATACTCTTGGAGGATCTGTAGATACGCCAATAATAAGTACTTTTTCAAGTACAACAGCAAGGTTTGTTAGAATAACAGTCACTGGGGCAGCTACTTATACTGGTACATGGGTCAGTTTAGCTGAATTGCGTGTTTTTGGTGAAGACCAAGAAATTGAAATACCATCAATTCCTGTAACAGGAGTTAGCTTAACTTCAGAAATATCTTCTTTAGAAATTGGTAGTGAATTACAATTAACTACAGAAGTTTTACCACTTGATGCTGATGACAAATCAATTACTTATACAACAAGTAATTCATCAGTAGCTACAGTGAGTTCTTCAGGGAATGTTACAGCTGTAGGTGCAGGAACGGCAACAATTTCTGTAACTACTGTAGATGGAAATTATACTGATACAATTGATATTGAGGTTACTTCACCTGTTTCAGAGGAAGTATTTAATGTAGCTTTAAACAAAGCAATTGTTGGAACAGGTACTGCTGATGGAGAAAATACACCATTAAATTTAGTAGATGGAGATGATATTTCAAGGTGGTCTGTATCAGGATTCCCACAATCTGCTACCATAGATTTAGGAAGTGAATTTGCTATCGAAAGTACAGCACTTACATGTTATAAGGATAGAGATTATCAATTTACGATTGAAGTGGCAAACCAAGAAAATGGTCCCTATGTTGAAGTAGTGGATCAGACAGAGAATACACTGGGTGGTTCTGTAGATGCACCGATTGAAAATTATTTTGATCCAGTTATAGCAAGATTTGTAAGAATTACAGTCACAGGTGCTGCTACATATACAGGTACATGGGCAAGTTTAAGTGAGCTTCAAGTATTTGGAACCGAATCATCATCTTCAGCTAGAGTTGCTTCTTTATCTCAAGAATTAGAAGAAGTTGCATTAATTCAAAATGTATATCCTAATCCTTCTATTGATAAAGTAAACATTGATTTTGCCTCAAAAGTAGCTTATAAAATATATAACATGACAGGACAAATAGTTACGTCAGGTAATGCTACTAATTTGAAAGTAAACCTTGTAAAAGGAGCGTATGTTCTTGTAGCAATTGATGAAAATGGAAACCGAGATCAAACAAAATTAATTTGTAGATAA